One stretch of Nitratiruptor tergarcus DSM 16512 DNA includes these proteins:
- a CDS encoding DegQ family serine endoprotease yields MKKAVVISTIAALMLSAATINFNEAPKEFTRVMPNSGTNTVLSFYDAIKDAKESVVNISTKKKIKMPNMQNMPFFNDPFFKQFFGPMFRDRLPRNRVERSLGSGVIISNDGYIVTNNHVIKNADEITVTLPGDDKEYKAKVIGKDALTDLAVIKIDKKGLKAIKIADSSKIKPGDLVFAIGNPFGIGETITQGIISATNRNNVGINTYENFIQTDAAINPGNSGGALVDSRGALIGINSAIITRSGGNNGIGFAIPSNMMKEVVKKLVEKGKIERGYLGVIIEDLKGDLKDVYKHKYGAVIVDVTKDSAADKAGLKRGDLIIEVEGKKIEDANELKTIIGSYPPGKEIAIKYERNKNVHTAKVKLGKRPGGETEATQSLKGLEVQTLDDNLRRMYNIPENVKGVFVTNVKPDSAAEKAGIKPGDVIIGIEDVEITNVEDLKKALKKYKTPIRVYIKRQGIPLILVLK; encoded by the coding sequence ATGAAAAAAGCAGTTGTGATTTCCACAATCGCTGCGCTTATGCTCAGTGCAGCTACAATCAATTTCAATGAAGCACCAAAAGAGTTTACACGTGTTATGCCAAATAGCGGAACAAATACTGTACTCTCTTTTTATGATGCTATCAAGGATGCAAAGGAAAGTGTTGTCAATATCTCTACCAAAAAAAAGATCAAAATGCCAAATATGCAAAATATGCCATTTTTTAACGATCCTTTTTTCAAGCAGTTTTTTGGCCCTATGTTTCGCGATCGTCTCCCAAGAAACAGAGTAGAAAGAAGCTTGGGAAGTGGTGTAATTATAAGTAATGATGGCTATATTGTCACAAACAACCACGTCATTAAAAATGCTGATGAAATCACTGTCACACTCCCTGGAGATGATAAAGAGTACAAAGCAAAAGTTATAGGAAAAGACGCTCTTACAGATTTAGCTGTCATTAAAATAGACAAAAAAGGTCTCAAAGCTATTAAAATCGCGGACTCTTCAAAAATAAAACCAGGTGATCTCGTTTTTGCTATTGGTAACCCTTTTGGTATTGGTGAGACTATCACTCAAGGAATCATAAGTGCAACAAACAGAAATAATGTTGGTATCAACACTTACGAAAACTTCATTCAGACTGATGCTGCGATTAATCCTGGTAACAGTGGAGGAGCTTTAGTTGATAGTAGAGGTGCACTTATCGGTATCAACAGTGCCATCATTACTAGAAGCGGCGGCAATAATGGTATAGGTTTTGCAATTCCATCCAACATGATGAAAGAGGTTGTCAAAAAGCTTGTAGAGAAAGGAAAAATCGAGCGTGGATACCTTGGTGTGATAATTGAAGATCTCAAAGGTGATCTTAAAGATGTGTATAAACATAAATATGGAGCGGTCATCGTAGATGTAACAAAAGATAGTGCAGCAGACAAAGCTGGGCTTAAAAGAGGAGATTTGATAATCGAAGTTGAGGGTAAAAAGATTGAAGATGCTAATGAGCTTAAAACTATCATAGGATCTTACCCTCCAGGAAAAGAGATCGCCATCAAATATGAGCGCAATAAAAACGTACATACTGCAAAAGTAAAACTAGGTAAACGTCCAGGAGGCGAGACTGAAGCTACTCAGAGTCTCAAAGGACTTGAAGTACAAACTCTTGATGACAATCTTCGCCGCATGTACAATATTCCTGAAAATGTTAAGGGAGTCTTCGTTACCAATGTCAAACCAGACAGTGCAGCAGAAAAAGCTGGAATAAAACCTGGTGATGTTATAATTGGTATTGAAGATGTAGAGATTACAAACGTAGAAGATCTAAAAAAAGCACTAAAAAAATATAAAACTCCAATACGAGTTTATATTAAACGTCAAGGGATACCACTTATTTTGGTACTCAAATAA
- a CDS encoding inositol monophosphatase family protein: protein MKEILQEAGEILRYGYEHNKKIYKKGRVDLVTEYDLKIEQFLKERLSKQYPDFVIVGEESFGGVLPKKAIFIDPIDGTTNFVHHIAYTCISVGVWEDGEPLEGAIYNPILDEMFYAKRGEGAYLNDEVISCNNTENLIDALLATGFPYTKTEKGADFYFVIETMKNLLPYTRDIRRLGSAAIDLAYVACGRFAGFYEVNLKPWDVAAGILLVKEAGGKVTNHLGKPYKFGDIIVASNGILHEALLTKMGRW from the coding sequence ATGAAAGAGATTTTACAAGAGGCAGGAGAGATTCTGCGCTATGGATATGAACATAATAAAAAGATATATAAAAAAGGGAGAGTGGATCTTGTAACAGAGTATGATCTCAAAATAGAGCAGTTTTTAAAAGAGCGACTCTCTAAACAGTATCCAGATTTTGTTATTGTTGGTGAAGAGAGTTTTGGTGGGGTTTTGCCAAAAAAAGCGATTTTTATCGATCCTATAGATGGAACTACAAATTTTGTCCACCATATTGCATATACATGTATTAGTGTAGGAGTTTGGGAAGATGGCGAGCCTTTGGAAGGAGCTATTTATAATCCTATTTTGGATGAGATGTTTTATGCTAAAAGAGGTGAAGGGGCATATCTCAATGATGAAGTGATCTCATGCAATAATACAGAAAATCTTATAGATGCACTACTGGCAACTGGTTTTCCTTATACAAAAACTGAGAAGGGAGCCGATTTTTATTTTGTCATTGAAACTATGAAAAATCTTCTTCCTTATACCCGCGATATCAGAAGGCTAGGAAGTGCAGCTATCGATCTTGCTTATGTTGCATGTGGAAGATTTGCAGGATTTTATGAAGTCAATCTCAAACCTTGGGATGTAGCAGCTGGAATTTTACTCGTAAAAGAAGCAGGAGGTAAAGTGACAAACCATCTAGGAAAGCCTTACAAATTTGGTGATATTATCGTAGCTAGCAATGGCATACTCCATGAAGCATTACTAACCAAAATGGGAAGATGGTAG
- a CDS encoding BON domain-containing protein, translating to MRLKSSLAIIALAMNLFAQEPQDDELQKALQNFLLMMEKSTQTLKELSENEQNAIPEEKDSWQLFYKDVKNSAQVKKRNDLLIKTQINYKFLTQKDIPSSTILVTVKDGVVELFGKLYSKKSALKAIDIALHTAGVKEVVSYLIIKTPAKVLL from the coding sequence ATGCGATTAAAAAGTAGTTTAGCCATAATAGCATTGGCAATGAATCTCTTTGCACAAGAACCACAAGATGATGAACTACAAAAAGCGTTACAAAACTTTTTGCTCATGATGGAAAAATCGACCCAAACTCTCAAAGAGCTCTCAGAAAACGAACAAAATGCAATTCCTGAAGAGAAAGATAGTTGGCAGCTTTTTTACAAAGATGTAAAAAATAGTGCACAAGTGAAAAAGCGCAATGATCTTTTAATAAAAACGCAAATCAATTACAAATTTCTCACACAAAAAGATATACCAAGTTCTACAATTTTAGTGACAGTCAAGGATGGCGTAGTAGAGCTCTTTGGCAAACTCTATTCAAAAAAAAGTGCTCTTAAAGCCATTGATATTGCCCTCCATACAGCTGGTGTGAAAGAAGTTGTCTCCTATCTCATCATCAAAACACCAGCAAAAGTTTTACTCTAA
- a CDS encoding DEAD/DEAH box helicase, whose protein sequence is MTFQDFNLKSPIMKAIEQAGFKEPSPIQKEAIPVVLAGKDMVGQAHTGTGKTAAFALPILNMLELDGEAEALVIVPTRELATQVSDEIFRLGKYLGIKTATVYGGSSYSRQINHIANAAVVVATPGRLLDLLKSGKIELNPKFVVLDEADEMLDMGFLDDIKAIFNYLPTNRQTLLFSATMPQAIKELAQQILHSPEFISITKKDITNVNIKQFYYVVDEHERDEALIRLLDYKNPTKSIIFCRMKIEVDRLAQFLEAQGYSAKGLHGDMQQRQREETIKAFKRGNIEILIATDVAARGLDISDVSHVFNYHIPFDPESYVHRIGRTGRAGREGIAISLVTPHEFKQLLRIQKEVGSSLINKEIPTSAEVKNEKQKSILDAILSQEVSKEAIELVELLESQLDISTAALKLASMVIKNDAVSGNEKIGKSLKEIEKMLEQAKRELSRPQRGGGRNSRSYRGNRRGRSSHRR, encoded by the coding sequence ATGACTTTTCAAGATTTTAATCTAAAATCCCCAATAATGAAAGCGATAGAGCAAGCTGGTTTTAAAGAGCCTAGCCCTATCCAAAAAGAGGCAATTCCTGTTGTATTAGCAGGCAAAGATATGGTGGGACAAGCCCACACAGGTACTGGTAAAACTGCAGCGTTTGCACTTCCAATTTTAAATATGCTTGAGCTTGACGGCGAAGCAGAAGCCCTTGTTATTGTTCCTACACGTGAGCTTGCAACCCAAGTAAGTGATGAGATTTTTCGCCTTGGAAAATATCTTGGTATCAAAACAGCAACTGTGTATGGAGGAAGCTCCTATTCTAGACAGATTAACCACATCGCCAATGCAGCTGTTGTGGTAGCAACACCAGGAAGACTTTTAGATCTACTTAAAAGCGGTAAAATTGAACTCAATCCAAAATTTGTCGTGCTTGATGAAGCAGATGAGATGCTTGATATGGGCTTTTTGGATGATATTAAAGCTATTTTTAACTATCTTCCAACCAACAGACAAACCCTGCTTTTTAGCGCCACAATGCCACAGGCTATTAAAGAATTAGCACAGCAGATTCTCCATTCACCAGAGTTTATCTCTATTACCAAAAAAGATATTACAAATGTAAATATCAAACAGTTTTACTATGTTGTAGATGAGCATGAAAGAGATGAAGCACTTATTCGTTTACTCGATTATAAAAACCCAACAAAGTCAATCATCTTTTGCCGTATGAAGATAGAAGTAGATCGCCTTGCACAATTCCTTGAAGCACAAGGTTACAGCGCAAAAGGACTGCACGGAGATATGCAGCAGCGCCAGCGAGAAGAGACTATCAAAGCCTTCAAAAGAGGAAATATAGAAATTTTAATCGCCACAGACGTAGCGGCAAGAGGACTAGACATCAGTGATGTAAGCCATGTTTTTAACTACCATATCCCTTTTGACCCTGAAAGCTATGTCCATAGAATTGGACGAACCGGACGAGCTGGTAGAGAGGGAATAGCTATTAGTTTAGTAACTCCTCATGAATTTAAGCAGCTCCTACGCATCCAAAAAGAGGTGGGAAGCTCTCTTATCAATAAAGAGATTCCAACCTCTGCGGAAGTAAAAAACGAAAAGCAAAAATCGATACTTGATGCAATCCTCTCTCAGGAAGTATCGAAAGAAGCGATAGAGCTTGTAGAACTTCTTGAATCTCAACTAGATATCTCTACAGCTGCACTCAAACTAGCTTCTATGGTTATCAAAAATGATGCTGTAAGTGGAAATGAAAAGATAGGGAAAAGTCTCAAAGAGATCGAAAAGATGCTTGAGCAAGCAAAAAGAGAGCTCTCACGACCACAAAGAGGTGGCGGACGAAATAGCAGAAGCTACCGGGGCAACCGAAGAGGTCGCAGCTCTCATAGACGATAA
- a CDS encoding HP0495 family protein: MKELKDFDQKVQIEYPTIWRYKVIGENARKTREAIESVTNRPTTITFSKQSNRGKYQSFNADIMVHSEEEREKIYQDLKKHEDIKMVL, encoded by the coding sequence ATGAAAGAGCTTAAAGATTTTGATCAAAAAGTACAGATTGAATATCCAACGATTTGGCGATACAAAGTAATAGGTGAAAATGCCAGAAAAACAAGAGAAGCGATTGAGAGTGTGACAAATCGCCCTACAACTATCACATTTTCAAAGCAGAGTAATCGTGGCAAATACCAAAGTTTCAATGCTGATATTATGGTACACTCTGAAGAGGAACGTGAAAAAATTTATCAAGACCTCAAAAAACATGAAGATATCAAGATGGTGCTATGA
- the moaC gene encoding cyclic pyranopterin monophosphate synthase MoaC has protein sequence MKSDLTHLDEKKRPKMVDVGVKEETERIAVASGIIEVTPEAFEAVKNETTKKGAVLHTAVIAAIMGAKRTPDLIPMCHPLLLTSINCDVEELPNLPGFKLIVTCKLKGRTGVEMEALTGVSIGLLTIYDMLKAIDKGMVIKNIQLERKSGGKSGDFVR, from the coding sequence ATGAAATCTGATTTAACACATTTAGACGAGAAAAAACGCCCTAAAATGGTAGATGTAGGAGTCAAAGAAGAGACTGAGCGCATCGCCGTTGCAAGTGGTATCATCGAAGTAACTCCTGAAGCTTTTGAAGCGGTAAAAAATGAAACGACCAAAAAGGGAGCAGTCCTTCATACAGCAGTAATCGCTGCAATAATGGGTGCCAAAAGGACTCCAGATCTTATCCCTATGTGCCATCCACTGCTTCTTACATCTATTAATTGTGATGTAGAGGAGCTTCCAAATCTTCCTGGCTTTAAACTTATTGTCACTTGCAAGCTAAAAGGCAGAACCGGCGTGGAGATGGAAGCATTGACTGGAGTAAGTATCGGTCTTTTAACGATCTACGATATGCTCAAAGCCATCGATAAAGGAATGGTGATTAAAAACATTCAACTTGAGCGAAAAAGTGGGGGCAAAAGTGGCGACTTTGTACGCTAA
- a CDS encoding Dabb family protein — translation MVRHIVFMKFHDFSLAQKAKEKLLSMKDHIEVLQDIEVGIDFSRSPRSYDLALVTTFATKEDLETYRIHPYHQNKIVAWLKEIGTETKVVDYEI, via the coding sequence ATGGTTCGACATATTGTCTTTATGAAGTTTCATGATTTTAGTTTAGCACAAAAAGCAAAAGAAAAACTACTCAGTATGAAGGATCACATCGAAGTGCTACAAGATATAGAAGTGGGAATTGACTTTAGCAGAAGCCCAAGAAGCTACGATCTTGCTCTTGTTACTACGTTTGCAACCAAAGAGGATCTTGAAACCTATCGCATCCATCCCTATCACCAAAATAAGATAGTCGCATGGCTCAAAGAGATAGGAACTGAGACGAAGGTAGTGGATTATGAAATCTGA
- the mobA gene encoding molybdenum cofactor guanylyltransferase MobA codes for MKKFSIPCIIFAGGKSSRMGKDKSLLLFGDKPLIQYQYERLSLMFEKVYISSKSDKFDFKAPLILDSSKVYAPTPAFLDIFEKVYEFFALSVDTPFINQTVIEKLITEAKKHPHKDAIIAQTDFPHPLIGIYRKSIAPKIEETIKKQNYKLNAILKEADTQFVEFKEDERFLNLNYPQDFQKALQLKKVLL; via the coding sequence ATGAAAAAATTCTCGATTCCTTGTATAATCTTTGCTGGTGGTAAAAGTTCACGAATGGGAAAAGATAAATCTCTTCTTCTATTTGGTGATAAACCACTTATCCAGTATCAATATGAGAGGCTATCCCTTATGTTTGAGAAAGTCTATATCTCATCAAAAAGTGATAAATTTGACTTCAAAGCCCCTCTTATTCTCGACAGCAGCAAAGTGTATGCCCCTACTCCTGCATTTTTGGATATTTTTGAAAAAGTCTATGAATTTTTTGCACTGAGTGTAGATACGCCATTTATCAATCAAACTGTCATAGAAAAACTTATAACTGAGGCAAAAAAGCACCCTCATAAAGATGCTATTATTGCACAAACAGACTTTCCCCATCCACTTATTGGAATCTATCGAAAGTCGATTGCACCAAAAATCGAAGAGACTATAAAGAAGCAAAACTATAAACTCAATGCCATTTTAAAAGAGGCAGATACACAATTTGTAGAATTTAAAGAAGATGAGAGATTTTTAAATCTCAACTACCCACAAGATTTCCAAAAGGCTTTGCAACTCAAAAAAGTTTTGCTATAA
- a CDS encoding integrase core domain-containing protein, with product MQIKYTLPGLKGYKRLERIYYNSLMISEEAKRRKKILEFWEKYGLAATTEAFGVSRRTLFRWKKSLNDADGDIKALNPKSRRPKRVRESKVPREVINEIKRLRKEYPNIGKAKLYHLLKPFCEEKELKTPSESTIGRIIAKAPDTMRLFPYRIDTKGKVKPKKKTQKNRKPKNLKSKPFELWAVDTIQIVSNGIKRYILTMIDPLTRIAFAVAIPSKRARHTAYALEALIDGITSIKQKRKLAILSDNGSEFKKEFDALLEQKGFTHYWTYPRSPKMNAHNERFNRTIQEQFIQYYEDLLFTDLDEFNKKLAKWLIDYNTKIPHSSLNFKSPVQYLLENHYECHMYWTYTKS from the coding sequence GTGCAAATCAAATACACGTTGCCAGGGCTCAAAGGATATAAAAGATTAGAGAGGATATACTACAATTCGCTTATGATAAGCGAAGAGGCAAAAAGAAGAAAAAAGATATTGGAGTTTTGGGAAAAATATGGACTAGCAGCAACAACTGAAGCTTTTGGAGTAAGCAGAAGAACACTCTTTCGATGGAAAAAGAGTTTAAATGATGCAGATGGCGATATAAAAGCCTTAAATCCAAAATCACGAAGACCAAAAAGAGTAAGAGAGTCAAAAGTACCAAGAGAAGTTATTAATGAGATAAAAAGATTAAGAAAAGAGTATCCCAACATCGGCAAAGCAAAACTCTACCACCTGCTTAAACCTTTTTGTGAAGAAAAAGAACTTAAAACTCCCTCGGAATCCACAATAGGAAGAATAATCGCAAAAGCACCAGATACAATGAGACTTTTTCCCTACCGCATCGATACAAAAGGAAAAGTGAAACCAAAAAAGAAGACACAAAAAAACAGAAAACCAAAAAACCTCAAATCCAAACCATTTGAACTGTGGGCAGTCGATACCATCCAAATAGTATCAAACGGTATAAAACGATATATCCTTACTATGATTGACCCACTCACACGTATTGCATTCGCAGTGGCGATTCCATCCAAAAGAGCAAGACATACTGCATATGCTCTTGAAGCTTTAATTGATGGAATAACTTCCATCAAACAAAAACGTAAACTTGCAATTCTTTCAGATAATGGCAGTGAATTTAAAAAAGAGTTTGATGCTCTGCTTGAACAAAAAGGCTTTACACACTACTGGACATATCCAAGGAGCCCTAAAATGAATGCACACAATGAAAGATTCAATAGAACAATTCAAGAACAATTTATTCAATACTATGAAGATTTACTCTTTACAGATTTGGATGAATTCAATAAAAAATTAGCAAAATGGCTCATCGATTACAATACCAAAATACCACACTCTTCTCTTAATTTTAAATCTCCGGTACAATACCTTCTTGAAAATCATTATGAGTGCCATATGTATTGGACTTATACAAAATCTTGA
- a CDS encoding MarC family protein, whose amino-acid sequence MQLDFLTIFIHATIALITILNPVAAASIMVTLVSPLTPTTVKPIAVKTTLTVLIASMITLFSGEAIFNFFGINVNSIKVIGGIILMLIAINMAYGEMAKNRHSPEEKEEAQDKEDISVVPLGIPILFGPGVIATIIVLQHSIAVSYPIYIAYILLVVALLISSLMVYATLRYAIAITKWLGVTGIKILTRIMGLIVGAIAVQFIIDGIKALW is encoded by the coding sequence GTGCAATTAGATTTTTTGACTATCTTTATCCATGCAACTATAGCTTTGATTACTATTTTAAATCCAGTGGCTGCTGCAAGTATCATGGTAACACTTGTTTCTCCACTTACCCCAACAACAGTAAAACCCATAGCTGTAAAAACGACATTAACTGTCTTAATAGCTTCAATGATTACACTTTTTAGTGGTGAAGCGATATTTAATTTTTTTGGCATAAATGTGAATTCTATCAAAGTTATTGGCGGTATTATTTTGATGCTTATTGCTATAAATATGGCTTATGGAGAGATGGCGAAAAACCGCCATTCACCAGAAGAGAAAGAAGAGGCACAAGATAAAGAGGATATCTCCGTGGTACCTCTTGGTATCCCCATACTTTTTGGCCCCGGTGTTATTGCTACAATTATTGTATTGCAACACTCTATAGCAGTCAGTTATCCCATATATATAGCATATATTCTTTTAGTAGTAGCCTTACTTATTTCATCATTGATGGTTTATGCTACGTTGCGCTATGCTATTGCAATTACAAAGTGGCTCGGTGTGACAGGTATAAAGATTTTGACAAGAATAATGGGGCTTATAGTCGGTGCTATTGCAGTGCAGTTTATCATTGATGGTATAAAAGCATTATGGTAA
- a CDS encoding ABC transporter permease, producing the protein MKWLYWQEFWQYLAQNKKRAFIAIAGIALGVLSLVLMSGISGAMRQKTLQDLGAFGSRIIVVAPGELIVFSHKSVTMGNVQTLTVADAKAIEQKIAGIEGTAVLKNAILSVITPKRSEPRTIMGVDSAFFRLIDFSFTCGGTFLDSAMMQKTAIIGSQTKEDFFNTPCPLGEDLLIANIPFRITGVLAPRGNVGMEDYDSTIYIPIKLMQRLLTKSDWLDGIFVLSQKSSLNKTLIQQIKDLLKKRHGKEDFTVMEYEAASGTSAKMEKLFSILSILVAAIAYSVGVLGIIAIMALSVYERVIEIAIKRVVGARKRDLFLQFFTESLLLSSAGAIFGAFVALILLGFIEYFAHWPLYIPLQTLIIAITLSIIIGIIASIYPALKAISFEPLTILKLYEES; encoded by the coding sequence ATGAAGTGGCTCTACTGGCAGGAGTTTTGGCAATATCTCGCACAAAACAAAAAAAGAGCTTTTATAGCTATCGCAGGGATCGCTCTTGGCGTACTCTCCCTCGTGCTTATGAGTGGTATTAGTGGGGCGATGCGCCAAAAAACTTTGCAAGATCTTGGAGCTTTTGGAAGCAGGATCATTGTCGTAGCACCAGGAGAGCTCATTGTATTTAGCCATAAAAGCGTTACAATGGGAAACGTTCAGACCCTCACAGTCGCTGATGCCAAAGCAATAGAGCAAAAGATTGCCGGTATTGAAGGTACAGCAGTGCTCAAAAATGCGATACTAAGCGTTATCACACCAAAAAGAAGCGAACCGCGAACTATTATGGGGGTTGATTCGGCTTTCTTTAGATTGATAGACTTCTCTTTTACATGTGGAGGTACCTTTTTGGATAGTGCAATGATGCAAAAAACAGCAATTATTGGTTCCCAAACAAAAGAGGATTTTTTCAATACCCCCTGTCCTTTGGGAGAGGACTTGCTCATTGCAAACATCCCTTTTCGCATCACGGGTGTCCTTGCCCCAAGAGGAAATGTTGGCATGGAAGATTATGATAGTACGATCTATATTCCCATCAAACTTATGCAAAGACTCTTGACAAAAAGTGACTGGCTTGATGGGATCTTTGTCCTCTCACAAAAAAGTAGTCTCAACAAAACCCTCATTCAACAGATTAAAGATCTTCTCAAAAAACGCCATGGCAAAGAGGATTTTACCGTTATGGAGTATGAAGCAGCAAGTGGAACATCAGCCAAGATGGAAAAGCTCTTTTCGATTTTGAGCATTCTTGTCGCAGCAATTGCTTATAGTGTTGGCGTACTTGGGATAATAGCTATTATGGCGCTCTCAGTATATGAAAGAGTTATCGAAATTGCGATAAAAAGGGTTGTAGGAGCAAGAAAAAGGGATCTCTTTTTGCAGTTTTTCACTGAATCTTTGCTGCTTAGCAGTGCAGGGGCAATTTTTGGCGCATTTGTTGCTCTCATTTTACTAGGTTTCATCGAATATTTTGCACACTGGCCTTTGTATATTCCTCTCCAAACACTCATAATTGCAATAACTCTCTCTATAATTATTGGCATAATTGCCAGTATCTATCCTGCTTTGAAAGCAATCTCTTTTGAGCCACTTACAATACTCAAACTCTATGAAGAGAGTTAA
- a CDS encoding ABC transporter permease, with the protein MGALYLRDLFSFLFFYKGRTLFALFGIILGIASLVFIVATIEGSQLKAKRIINMLGSDTILIRSSFGSRVSFRHVPMKLTMKHYNLIKKIEGISSLDYFYVKRLDVKRGGYGKSLLVEGFTVGTLPHFGYEPLWGRFFLPSDNEHFAKVVVVGLDIVDEFFHGQNPVGKTLLIGKIPFRVIGVYKRRGKSPRGNSMDERIMMPVSTYRKFIQHEYHKIFAMVAKVAPNTDYKRVIKDIKTVLNQTLKSDDYFLITPQKIMHFFSMLSTSFTLFLGIASFTALFVSGFVLSNIFLINNRTRAWEIGLRRALGATKKMILRGIILEASTIALIGAVVGTLVGFLSVHFILPLLQIPQSYPIKAFVIALIFSLGVSFLAALTPAKEAASMDPLKALRQKL; encoded by the coding sequence ATGGGCGCATTGTATCTTCGTGATCTTTTTTCATTCCTCTTTTTTTACAAAGGTCGTACACTCTTTGCCCTATTTGGCATCATTTTAGGTATAGCCTCACTTGTATTTATTGTAGCTACCATCGAAGGAAGCCAGCTCAAAGCAAAAAGAATTATCAATATGCTAGGAAGTGATACAATCTTGATACGCTCAAGTTTTGGTAGTCGCGTCTCTTTCCGCCATGTTCCAATGAAGCTCACAATGAAGCACTACAACCTCATCAAAAAAATAGAGGGCATCAGCTCTTTGGACTACTTCTATGTAAAACGCCTCGATGTAAAACGAGGAGGCTATGGGAAAAGTCTCTTAGTTGAGGGATTTACAGTTGGCACACTACCCCACTTTGGCTATGAGCCTCTATGGGGAAGATTTTTTTTGCCAAGTGATAATGAACATTTTGCAAAAGTGGTTGTGGTAGGTCTTGATATTGTAGATGAGTTTTTTCACGGGCAAAATCCCGTCGGCAAAACGCTCCTCATTGGCAAAATACCTTTCCGTGTCATCGGAGTCTATAAACGCAGAGGAAAAAGCCCCCGAGGCAACAGTATGGATGAGAGAATCATGATGCCAGTCTCTACATATCGCAAATTTATCCAGCATGAATACCACAAAATTTTTGCAATGGTAGCAAAAGTGGCACCCAACACAGATTATAAAAGAGTCATTAAAGATATCAAAACAGTTCTCAATCAAACTCTCAAAAGTGATGACTATTTTTTAATAACTCCACAAAAAATTATGCATTTTTTCTCAATGCTTAGCACCTCCTTCACACTCTTTTTAGGGATTGCCTCTTTTACAGCTCTCTTTGTTAGCGGTTTTGTGCTTTCTAATATATTTCTCATCAACAACCGCACTCGCGCTTGGGAAATAGGGCTCAGGCGTGCACTTGGTGCTACAAAAAAGATGATTTTACGGGGCATAATTCTTGAAGCATCAACTATTGCTTTAATAGGAGCAGTTGTTGGTACATTGGTTGGTTTTTTAAGTGTACATTTTATCCTTCCACTTTTACAAATTCCCCAAAGCTATCCAATAAAAGCTTTTGTGATAGCACTTATTTTTTCTTTGGGCGTCTCCTTTTTGGCTGCTCTTACCCCTGCTAAAGAGGCAGCTTCTATGGATCCACTTAAAGCACTAAGGCAAAAGTTATGA
- a CDS encoding ABC transporter ATP-binding protein codes for MLIECKNITKTFQIGDLTTTVLHDINITINEGDFLAIMGSSGSGKSTLLYILGCLDKASGGTYLIDGKNVAKLSDDELSHLRNTMFGFIFQAFYLIPYLNVLDNVLIPTLYTTHPPTQSKAKTLLEKLQLTQRMEYYPDQLSGGQKQRVAIARALINDPKVILADEPTGQLDSQNAKNVMEILQQLNSEGKTIVLVTHDPAMAQYAKKVVRIQDGRIVSS; via the coding sequence ATGCTCATTGAGTGTAAAAATATCACAAAAACCTTTCAAATAGGAGATCTTACAACAACAGTTCTGCACGATATAAATATTACTATCAATGAGGGAGATTTTCTTGCCATTATGGGGAGCAGCGGAAGCGGAAAATCTACACTGCTCTATATCCTTGGATGCTTGGATAAAGCAAGTGGTGGTACATATTTGATAGATGGCAAAAATGTAGCCAAGCTCAGTGATGATGAGCTCTCCCATTTACGTAACACAATGTTTGGCTTTATCTTTCAAGCTTTCTATCTCATTCCCTATCTCAATGTTTTAGACAATGTCTTAATCCCCACACTCTATACCACCCATCCCCCTACACAATCTAAAGCTAAAACTTTACTTGAAAAACTGCAACTTACACAGAGAATGGAGTACTACCCAGACCAACTCTCCGGTGGCCAAAAGCAGCGTGTAGCAATTGCAAGAGCTCTTATCAACGATCCAAAAGTAATTTTAGCCGATGAGCCTACTGGCCAGCTTGATAGCCAAAATGCAAAAAATGTGATGGAGATTTTACAGCAGCTCAACAGTGAGGGCAAAACAATCGTCTTGGTCACACACGATCCAGCGATGGCACAATATGCCAAAAAAGTGGTACGGATACAAGATGGGCGCATTGTATCTTCGTGA